ACCCCGGCCTGGTCCTGGCCCGGGTCACCGGTTTCGGCCAGTTCGGCCCGTACGCGCACCGTCCCGGCTTCGGCACCCTCGCCGAGGCCATGAGCGGTTTCGCCGCCATGACCGGCGAACCGGACGGCCCGCCGACCCTCCCGCCGTTCGGCCTGGCCGACGGCATCTGCGCGCTCGCCACCGCGTACGCCGTGCTGACCGCGCTGCGGGCCAGGGACGTCTCCGGCGTCGGCCAGGTGATCGACATGTCGCTCGTGGAGCCCATCTTGACCGTGCTCGGCGCGCAGCCCACCGTGTACGACATGCTCGGCGTCGTGCCGCCGCGCACCGGCAACCGGTCGGTCAACAACGCGCCACGCAACACCTACCGCTGCGCCGACGGCACCTGGGTCGCGGTGTCCACCTCCGCGCAGAGCGTCGCCGAACGCGTCATGCGCCTCGTCGGCCGCCTGGACCTTGCTCGCCGGCCGTGGTTCGCCACCGGCGCGGGCCGCGCCGAGCACGCCGCCGAGCTGGACGCCGCCGTCGCCGCGTGGGTCGGCGCGCGGACCCGGGACGAGGTGCTGGAGGCGTTCGACAAGGCCGAGGCCGCCGTCGCGCCGATCTGCGACATCCGGGACGTCATGACGGACCCGCAGCTCACGGCACTCGACGCCGTCACCACTGTCACAGATCCC
The window above is part of the Sphaerisporangium rubeum genome. Proteins encoded here:
- a CDS encoding CaiB/BaiF CoA transferase family protein, translated to MEGPLDGIRVLDLATLFAGPMAAMLLGDFGADVIKVEHPLKPDPSRGHGPGGLWWKMLARNKRAITLDLSTREGQDLLLRLAAGTDVVIENFRPGTLERWNLSYDRLTTANPGLVLARVTGFGQFGPYAHRPGFGTLAEAMSGFAAMTGEPDGPPTLPPFGLADGICALATAYAVLTALRARDVSGVGQVIDMSLVEPILTVLGAQPTVYDMLGVVPPRTGNRSVNNAPRNTYRCADGTWVAVSTSAQSVAERVMRLVGRLDLARRPWFATGAGRAEHAAELDAAVAAWVGARTRDEVLEAFDKAEAAVAPICDIRDVMTDPQLTALDAVTTVTDPDLGPMRMQNVMFRLSATPGRIDWPGRPHGSDTDAVLTALGLTPADLDSLRAKKVI